CTCATCCCCATCAATCGGAAGACTACACACATCGCAGCGGGGAATGGCAGAAGGCGAAGCCGGAGCCGACTGCACCTCCGCATCACGACTTCCAACATCCCCAGACACACGCTCAGCGGGCGTACCAGGCTCCGAAAcctgcttttccttcggCATAACGATCGACAGATATTTGTTGGCTATACTGGTCCCCGAGGAGGCTGGTTGCGCCGCCGGCGCAGAAGTAGTATTAAGCTCATGTTCCGAAGACCGCACGAACTGAACTCTCTTGCGACGGATTCCGGCGCCGAATGGTCGTTGGCTTTCTACCGGGAGGAAGTAATCTTCGTCGGTGGCTTCGTTGGAGGTCATGTCTTGTTTAGTAGGAGGTCAATGTGTTTCATTTCAATGACTTAAGTGGTTTGCGGGCGTTATTCTAATTTATCGACGCACTAGCTAAGTGGGTCCATACCGCTGACGAAGCAGATGGCGGTAGACTGGGCGGTGAGCTTATTTGTGGTCTGGGCCCTGCATTTGATCCTATGTTTAGTAGCAGCTTTCTGTCCATAATTGGATTGTTCCTTTTTACAAGTTGTCGGTACCTGCCCTTGTTTGTTTGGATGAGGAATCAACTATCGCACAATGCCTATTCCCTTGCTTGCTCAGGGGTTCCAGGAGGGTATCTCCTCTATTCCTTATGCGTGGACAGTTTTGAAGATCGTGCCATTTGTGCTCTTGGTTGCTGCGTTGAAGTATTATTTCGGTGGTGCCCGAAATGGATCGGAGCGGTTGATGCACTCTAAGGTTGTGATGGTCACGGTATGCTCTCCCTGTTTGGCTGGCCTCTGTTCGAATGGAGTTGAAGAATCTAATCCGGGTTTCTATAGGGTGGAACATCAGGAATAGGAGCCAGCGTCGTCCACGAACTTGCCTCTCGCGGTGCCCAggtcatcctcctcacaAAGCATGCCCCCTCGGACGTCTTCCTGGTTGATTATATCGAGGATATCCGAAAGTCAACGAAAAACCAACTCATCTACGCCGAGCAGGTAGATCTGTCCTCGCTGCACTCAATCCGCACATTCGCAACAAAATGGATCGATAACGTCCCCCCGCGCCGACTAGACATGGTCATCCTGTGTGGAAACACAGCCGCACCTTCATCCGCCAGCCGAAAGCTGACCGCAGACGGGCTCGACGAAGAATGGCAAGTGAATTATCTCGCCAACTTCCACCTCTTGAGTATCCTCAGTCCGGCGCTAAGGGCCCAGCCACCTCATCGTGATGTGCGGGTCATTTTCACGACCTGTTCGAGCTACATCGGAGCCAAAATTGACCCTAAGCAAATCGAGGCAGCTTGTACACCCGACGCCCCAGCGCCGCGGGGAACGAAAAACGGCAAGAATGTGAAGAAAGTAGGGGCTGGATCGAAGAAATCCAAACCCAGCCTGTTCGGAGCGAGCAAGCTTGCCTTGATGTCTTTCTCTCAGTCCTTCCAGAAACACTTGAATGCTTTCGAACGTCCCGATAAGATGCCTCCGTGTACGCGTGTGATTGTTGTTGACCCTGGCTTTAGTCGCACCCCGGGTACTCGTCGCTGGTTGACGGGTGGGTCGCTTTGGGGGCTTCTGCTTTACCTCATTACCTGGCCTTTGTGGTGGTTGGTCCTGAAGTCCCCGCAGCAGGGCGCCCAGAGTATTCTGTATGCTGCCATGGAGGCTAGATTCGGTCGTGGCACTGGTGGATGGATGATCAAGGAGTGTCAGGAGGTGGATTTTGCTCGCAAAGacatcaaggatgaagaggctGGGAAACTGCTGTGGCAATTCAGCGAAGCGCAAATtgagcagaaggagaaggaaagtgCCGTGAAAAGGGCACtggccaagaaggagcagcaggagaaggaaaagcagaagaacAATGGCGCTTCCAGTTCTAAACCTGCAGCGAAAGAGCAGACTCCAGGATCGCGAAGGAGCCGGAAAGCTAAATAGACTGTATACTAAAATCGGTGGAAAGAAACAATTGATAGAGCTTTAAAAAGCAATTTGTAATTTTTCATGCCTTCTATATCTATGTGTACTTGGAAGTTTTTGAAATCATGAGGCAGCACATCATAGCATATTATTCAGTTAAGCAAAGATATGTGgctcaacaaaagaaacaagaaaagaaattcgTCTCAACCAATCTACAGGGCTTTTGTGTCTATCGAGGGGCGATTTCGATGATCCGTCCACCTTCGCATCATAGATCTAAGCATCCACCGGTAGATCATTTGCTCACATTAAgaataatttatttcttcaGCTGTTCCAGCAGCTCAGCAGGGGGCTCCTGGCGGTAGCCCTGAGGGTTGTTCTTGGTCCAGCGCCAGAGGTCGTCGCAAGCCTGCTCGAGAGTGCGCTCAGCCTTCCAGCCAAGCTCGGTGTTGGCGCGGGTGGGGTTAGCGGTGAGGTTAAGGACGTCACCAGCACGGCGGGGAGCAACCTCGTAGGGAAGCTCGCGGCCAACAGAGGCGGAGAAGGCACGGACCATCTCGTAGACAGTGCTGCCCCTGCCAGTACCCAAGTTCCAGGCACGAACACCGGGGTTGTTCGCGCGCAGGTAGTTGAGAGCCTTCAAGTGACCATCGGCAAGGTCGAGGATGTGAATGTAGTCACGGATGGCAGTGCCGTCGTGGGACTTGTAGTCTAACACCGGACAAGTGAGTCATGATGATTTTTCTTCTGAATACGAAGGGAAATAAAGGCACATACCATCACCGAACACAAGGAGCTTCTCACGCTTGCCGGTAGCGACCTGGGCAAGAAGGGGAAGCAGGTTGTAAGGAACACCCTGAGGATCCTCACCCATGAT
This window of the Aspergillus flavus chromosome 8, complete sequence genome carries:
- a CDS encoding dehydrogenase with different specificitie (oxidoreductase, short chain dehydrogenase/reductase family); translation: MPIPLLAQGFQEGISSIPYAWTVLKIVPFVLLVAALKYYFGGARNGSERLMHSKVVMVTGGTSGIGASVVHELASRGAQVILLTKHAPSDVFLVDYIEDIRKSTKNQLIYAEQVDLSSLHSIRTFATKWIDNVPPRRLDMVILCGNTAAPSSASRKLTADGLDEEWQVNYLANFHLLSILSPALRAQPPHRDVRVIFTTCSSYIGAKIDPKQIEAACTPDAPAPRGTKNGKNVKKVGAGSKKSKPSLFGASKLALMSFSQSFQKHLNAFERPDKMPPCTRVIVVDPGFSRTPGTRRWLTGGSLWGLLLYLITWPLWWLVLKSPQQGAQSILYAAMEARFGRGTGGWMIKECQEVDFARKDIKDEEAGKLLWQFSEAQIEQKEKESAVKRALAKKEQQEKEKQKNNGASSSKPAAKEQTPGSRRSRKAK